A DNA window from Gigantopelta aegis isolate Gae_Host chromosome 4, Gae_host_genome, whole genome shotgun sequence contains the following coding sequences:
- the LOC121369642 gene encoding TATA box-binding protein-associated factor RNA polymerase I subunit A-like isoform X1 translates to MYKIILKTLTVSFFLFFSFTDSVKKKKKVSIIENELLTLITEDDDNPEWFTTLSNSVSTNDYFHALKSSNHFYLVPRLFKLLQECLVTQRWSEALKVMNAIATEPLHTSNTIWRAGMEILYANPSGNMSLIGQLTNQLKVLSDINGKEVVLEYFMYLLTQGHLDDAKKAIQSANTIKRHGQKSNEKSNYINTLLRAYQGLVWYVEWLMSKQRHEFQTTQDRDNPGLVGVMSHINYEEKMKLQATKAVTCFQSVINGPGVWDIFITKYIELLEYMQDEEKAHNVLLSYCEKNEDNPNAYCYLYEFQIRQGESDDQVIKTLSLLADKDPSNKLVLDLCNLIKDTPKEVEHLFNLLDYPMWNETLLPWQQLLSFLENIKSRPSLKVLDQCWNMRKDWWPNYVWNKDGISTMDREVMINKALVASALLGRENAFTEAVLLVVDEEDKPRLLEKVFTSDLLSGIT, encoded by the exons atgtacaaaataatactgaaaacattaacggtttctttttttctctttttttcttttacagattcagtaaaaaaaaagaaaaaagtgtctATTATTGAG aATGAGTTGCTGACCCTGATAACGGAGGACGACGACAACCCAGAATGGTTTACAACACTCAGCAACAGTGTCTCCACCA atGATTATTTCCATGCTTTGAAAAGTTCAAACCATTTCTACCTTGTGCCTCGATTATTCAAGCTGCTACAGGAATGTCTCGTTACACAGAGATGGTCTGAGGCACTGAAGGTTATGAACGCCATTGCCACTGAACCATTACACACATCTAACACAATATGGCGG GCTGGAATGGAAATTTTGTATGCTAATCCATCTGGTAATATGAGTCTCATAGGACAACTTACCAA TCAGCTGAAGGTTCTGTCCGACATCAATGGTAAAGAGGTTGTGCTGGAGTACTTCATGTACCTGCTCACACAGGGACACCTGGACGATGCAAAGAAGGCAATTCAG AGTGCCAATACCATAAAGCGACATGGACAGAAGTCTAATGAGAAGTCGAACTATATTAACACTTTACTGAGGGCCTACCAAGGTCTTGTGTGGTATGTGGAGTGGCTCATGAGTAAACAGAGGCATGAATTTCAGACCACACAAGACAGAG ataATCCGGGTTTAGTAGGTGTGATGAGTCACATTAACTATGAAGAAAAAATGAAACTGCAAGCCACCAAGGCTGTCACCTGTTTTCAGTCAGTCATTAATGGTCCCGGAGTCTGGGATATTTTTATAACCAAGTACATTGAG ctGCTGGAGTACATGCAAGATGAAGAAAAGGCTCACAATGTGTTGTTGTCATACTGCGAGAAGAATGAAGATAATCCGAATGCGTATTGCTACTTGTATGAGTTTCAGATACGACAGGGGGAATCTGATGATCAAGTCATAAAAACTCTATCA TTGCTGGCAGACAAAGATCCATCAAACAAGCTTGTTTTAGATCTGTGTAATCTTATTAAAG ACACCCCAAAGGAAGTcgaacatttgtttaatttattggaTTATCCCATGTGGAATGAAACTTTGCTACCATGGCAACAGTTGCTGTCTTTTTTAGaaaacataaaatcaag ACCAAGTTTAAAGGTCTTGGATCAGTGTTGGAACATGCGCAAAGACTGGTGGCCAAACTATGTGTGGAACAAAGATGGCATCTCGACTATGGACAgagaagtgatgatcaacaagGCACTAGTAGCCTCTGCTCTTTTGGGAAGAG aaaATGCTTTCACAGAAGCTGTGTTGCTAGTTGTGGATGAGGAGGATAAACCGAGGTTGCTTGAGAAAGTCTTCACAAGTGATCTGTTGTCGGGGATCACATGA
- the LOC121369642 gene encoding TATA box-binding protein-associated factor RNA polymerase I subunit A-like isoform X2 encodes MDEQETNSEDTAIINELLTLITEDDDNPEWFTTLSNSVSTNDYFHALKSSNHFYLVPRLFKLLQECLVTQRWSEALKVMNAIATEPLHTSNTIWRAGMEILYANPSGNMSLIGQLTNQLKVLSDINGKEVVLEYFMYLLTQGHLDDAKKAIQSANTIKRHGQKSNEKSNYINTLLRAYQGLVWYVEWLMSKQRHEFQTTQDRDNPGLVGVMSHINYEEKMKLQATKAVTCFQSVINGPGVWDIFITKYIELLEYMQDEEKAHNVLLSYCEKNEDNPNAYCYLYEFQIRQGESDDQVIKTLSLLADKDPSNKLVLDLCNLIKDTPKEVEHLFNLLDYPMWNETLLPWQQLLSFLENIKSRPSLKVLDQCWNMRKDWWPNYVWNKDGISTMDREVMINKALVASALLGRENAFTEAVLLVVDEEDKPRLLEKVFTSDLLSGIT; translated from the exons ATGGATGAGCAAGAAACAAACAGCGAAGATACAGCAATTATT aATGAGTTGCTGACCCTGATAACGGAGGACGACGACAACCCAGAATGGTTTACAACACTCAGCAACAGTGTCTCCACCA atGATTATTTCCATGCTTTGAAAAGTTCAAACCATTTCTACCTTGTGCCTCGATTATTCAAGCTGCTACAGGAATGTCTCGTTACACAGAGATGGTCTGAGGCACTGAAGGTTATGAACGCCATTGCCACTGAACCATTACACACATCTAACACAATATGGCGG GCTGGAATGGAAATTTTGTATGCTAATCCATCTGGTAATATGAGTCTCATAGGACAACTTACCAA TCAGCTGAAGGTTCTGTCCGACATCAATGGTAAAGAGGTTGTGCTGGAGTACTTCATGTACCTGCTCACACAGGGACACCTGGACGATGCAAAGAAGGCAATTCAG AGTGCCAATACCATAAAGCGACATGGACAGAAGTCTAATGAGAAGTCGAACTATATTAACACTTTACTGAGGGCCTACCAAGGTCTTGTGTGGTATGTGGAGTGGCTCATGAGTAAACAGAGGCATGAATTTCAGACCACACAAGACAGAG ataATCCGGGTTTAGTAGGTGTGATGAGTCACATTAACTATGAAGAAAAAATGAAACTGCAAGCCACCAAGGCTGTCACCTGTTTTCAGTCAGTCATTAATGGTCCCGGAGTCTGGGATATTTTTATAACCAAGTACATTGAG ctGCTGGAGTACATGCAAGATGAAGAAAAGGCTCACAATGTGTTGTTGTCATACTGCGAGAAGAATGAAGATAATCCGAATGCGTATTGCTACTTGTATGAGTTTCAGATACGACAGGGGGAATCTGATGATCAAGTCATAAAAACTCTATCA TTGCTGGCAGACAAAGATCCATCAAACAAGCTTGTTTTAGATCTGTGTAATCTTATTAAAG ACACCCCAAAGGAAGTcgaacatttgtttaatttattggaTTATCCCATGTGGAATGAAACTTTGCTACCATGGCAACAGTTGCTGTCTTTTTTAGaaaacataaaatcaag ACCAAGTTTAAAGGTCTTGGATCAGTGTTGGAACATGCGCAAAGACTGGTGGCCAAACTATGTGTGGAACAAAGATGGCATCTCGACTATGGACAgagaagtgatgatcaacaagGCACTAGTAGCCTCTGCTCTTTTGGGAAGAG aaaATGCTTTCACAGAAGCTGTGTTGCTAGTTGTGGATGAGGAGGATAAACCGAGGTTGCTTGAGAAAGTCTTCACAAGTGATCTGTTGTCGGGGATCACATGA